From Mycobacterium lacus, one genomic window encodes:
- a CDS encoding nuclear transport factor 2 family protein, whose translation MSGSGPPATSTSPISTAITAVRAAGERGDADAMAELLAPDVVFHSPITELLRFEGREEVAALYRDVFAVLEDIRTTEPLALGDARAFTFRARVRGVELEAMNLVRFNAQGQIADFTVFVRPLAGLATLFAALPPRVAARRRGHLPGALVAAFARPVAFVLRAADRLTPRLI comes from the coding sequence ATGAGCGGCTCCGGTCCCCCGGCCACTTCCACGTCGCCGATCTCAACGGCGATCACCGCCGTGCGCGCCGCCGGGGAACGCGGCGATGCCGACGCGATGGCCGAGCTCTTGGCCCCCGACGTCGTCTTTCACTCGCCGATCACCGAGCTACTGCGGTTCGAGGGAAGGGAGGAGGTCGCCGCACTGTACCGCGACGTCTTCGCCGTTCTGGAGGACATCCGCACCACCGAACCGCTCGCGCTCGGTGATGCGCGCGCGTTCACGTTTCGTGCCCGCGTCCGCGGGGTGGAACTTGAAGCCATGAATCTGGTGCGCTTCAACGCGCAAGGGCAAATCGCTGACTTCACGGTATTCGTCCGCCCGCTCGCCGGGCTCGCGACACTGTTCGCGGCGCTGCCGCCGCGAGTTGCGGCGAGACGGCGCGGCCACCTGCCGGGCGCGCTTGTTGCAGCCTTCGCCCGACCTGTCGCCTTTGTGTTACGCGCCGCCGACCGCTTGACGCCCAGACTGATCTAG